One Candidatus Equadaptatus faecalis DNA segment encodes these proteins:
- the cobU gene encoding bifunctional adenosylcobinamide kinase/adenosylcobinamide-phosphate guanylyltransferase, with product MDTGITLILGGARSGKSTFAEQLARNSGTAVTYLATADVCDKEMEERVRMHRERRPKEWNTWEGSPEELPEAVAKMEGTLILDCLTMWLTRLMFATNAAENGTEEEWHAREQEIRQLTEALCSSAGKNTHLIIVSNEVGFGIVPENRLARRFRDMQGRINQLVASRAKNAALIVAGYPLWVKTGK from the coding sequence ATGGATACAGGAATTACTCTGATACTGGGCGGCGCAAGAAGCGGAAAATCAACCTTTGCGGAACAGCTCGCCAGAAATTCGGGCACTGCGGTTACCTATCTGGCAACTGCCGACGTCTGCGACAAAGAAATGGAAGAACGCGTCCGCATGCACAGAGAGCGCAGGCCGAAAGAATGGAACACGTGGGAAGGCTCGCCTGAAGAACTTCCCGAAGCTGTTGCAAAAATGGAAGGCACACTCATTCTGGACTGCCTGACAATGTGGCTGACACGGCTTATGTTTGCCACGAACGCAGCCGAAAACGGCACGGAAGAAGAATGGCATGCGCGCGAACAGGAAATAAGGCAGCTGACGGAAGCACTTTGCAGCTCCGCAGGAAAAAATACACACCTTATTATCGTCAGCAACGAAGTCGGCTTTGGAATAGTGCCCGAAAACAGGCTCGCCAGACGTTTCCGCGATATGCAGGGACGCATCAACCAGCTTGTCGCAAGCCGCGCGAAAAACGCAGCACTCATCGTTGCCGGCTACCCGCTGTGGGTAAAAACCGGAAAATAA
- a CDS encoding adenosylcobinamide-GDP ribazoletransferase, with protein MEETKDKKRCGFKDRFALIWALETRFPLPESWWPKETVPGSKYVALIPLAGGILGVLTALLVCILSHYISPYAAAWLGAMFYALVGWGIHLDGWADVWDGIGSGKSGEELHAVIKDTKTGAFAIIGIVLALGTWTSLAAYIPIEKRFSAIVLAAVCGRFAEASACYFGKYPWENGLVDCVAAFDGGDFALALLCIVPFAFFALDYCAMSAMLCFVIGAMGASYMNKKMGGTNGDVLGAVEILGELATLLVFAA; from the coding sequence ATGGAAGAAACGAAAGACAAAAAACGCTGCGGTTTTAAAGACAGATTTGCGCTGATTTGGGCGCTGGAAACGCGTTTTCCTCTGCCGGAAAGCTGGTGGCCGAAAGAAACTGTCCCAGGCAGCAAATATGTTGCCCTGATTCCGCTTGCCGGAGGAATTCTCGGAGTTCTGACAGCACTTCTTGTCTGTATTTTGTCCCACTATATCAGCCCGTATGCAGCGGCATGGCTCGGAGCAATGTTTTACGCGCTTGTCGGCTGGGGAATTCATCTGGACGGCTGGGCAGACGTGTGGGACGGAATAGGCTCCGGCAAAAGCGGCGAAGAGCTGCACGCTGTGATAAAAGACACGAAAACAGGCGCTTTTGCCATTATCGGAATTGTTCTTGCGCTCGGCACATGGACATCGCTTGCGGCTTACATACCGATTGAAAAACGCTTCTCCGCCATCGTTCTGGCGGCAGTCTGCGGACGCTTTGCTGAAGCATCCGCCTGCTATTTCGGGAAATATCCGTGGGAAAACGGACTTGTTGACTGCGTTGCGGCTTTTGACGGCGGAGATTTTGCACTGGCACTGCTCTGCATAGTTCCTTTCGCGTTCTTTGCGCTTGATTACTGCGCAATGTCCGCAATGCTCTGTTTTGTCATCGGGGCAATGGGCGCCTCGTACATGAACAAAAAAATGGGCGGCACCAACGGAGACGTACTCGGCGCCGTTGAAATTCTCGGCGAACTTGCAACGCTTCTGGTGTTTGCCGCATGA
- a CDS encoding HAD family phosphatase: protein MKPKLIAADVDGTLLNSAGELTERTVSALREAEKQGIRTMLATGRMCCSGLVLARKLGMTAPCVFYNGSIIMNPVTEEIYFRQELDAGLVSRVLAYYRKKGWYIQKYVNDTLCVVDSSDERTQYYTAITKVTAVSLGEKFWTEPSVSTKLLVCAKETEDCAPMFEETKRVFGSELYVVGSWKRIFELVHPNVNKARAVAQAAEILGITQEDTICFGDSGNDNEMLRWAGLGVAMGNSGEETKRAADAVADTNDRDGLAKFVESLLA from the coding sequence ATGAAGCCGAAACTTATTGCCGCAGACGTTGACGGCACCCTGCTGAACAGCGCCGGAGAGCTTACGGAACGCACCGTCTCTGCGCTGCGCGAAGCCGAAAAACAGGGCATCAGAACGATGCTGGCAACAGGACGCATGTGCTGTTCAGGGCTTGTCTTAGCAAGAAAATTAGGCATGACGGCACCCTGCGTCTTTTACAATGGTTCCATAATTATGAACCCTGTTACGGAAGAAATATACTTCAGGCAGGAGCTTGATGCCGGTCTTGTATCCCGTGTTTTGGCATATTACAGAAAAAAAGGCTGGTATATTCAGAAATACGTGAACGACACTCTCTGCGTTGTTGACAGCAGCGACGAACGAACGCAGTATTACACTGCAATCACCAAAGTAACCGCGGTTTCGCTCGGGGAAAAATTCTGGACGGAACCTTCTGTGTCAACCAAACTGCTGGTATGCGCCAAAGAAACAGAAGACTGCGCGCCCATGTTTGAAGAAACAAAACGGGTTTTCGGCAGCGAGCTTTACGTTGTAGGTTCGTGGAAACGCATATTTGAACTGGTGCATCCGAACGTCAACAAGGCGCGTGCAGTGGCACAGGCTGCTGAAATTCTCGGCATCACACAGGAAGATACCATATGTTTCGGCGATTCAGGAAACGACAACGAAATGCTCCGCTGGGCAGGACTGGGAGTCGCAATGGGAAATTCGGGCGAAGAGACAAAACGCGCCGCAGACGCTGTTGCGGACACAAACGACAGAGACGGACTCGCAAAATTTGTCGAGAGTCTGTTAGCGTAA
- the metF gene encoding methylenetetrahydrofolate reductase [NAD(P)H] gives MNNYFNSPKPAYSFEIFPPKGTGSLASVFATIDELASLSPDLISVTYGAGGTSRENTVEIASKIQNSYNIPAVAHLTCVGATKASLDTILDKLQANGVSNILALRGDLVEGEPLGEFRYASDLTEYVKKHYNFTVFAACYPEKHPEAPSLEADIDNLKKKVDAGADVLITQLFFSNDDFFRFRDKVRAAGINTPIETGIMPITSASQVTRMVNLCGATLPETIKRKLAAYGHNSMAMKEAGIAYAVEQISDLLASETDGIHLYTMNQPSIAKRISESLRGILYSRRVKCE, from the coding sequence ATGAACAATTACTTTAATTCTCCGAAACCGGCATACAGTTTTGAAATTTTTCCGCCGAAAGGAACCGGCAGCCTTGCTTCCGTATTCGCCACCATTGACGAACTCGCAAGTCTCTCCCCCGACCTTATAAGCGTCACCTACGGCGCAGGAGGCACAAGCCGCGAAAATACCGTTGAAATAGCGTCAAAGATACAAAACAGCTACAACATCCCCGCCGTAGCGCATTTAACCTGCGTAGGGGCAACAAAAGCCTCTCTGGACACAATTTTGGACAAACTGCAGGCAAACGGAGTCAGCAACATCCTTGCTCTCCGCGGCGACCTTGTAGAGGGAGAACCGCTCGGGGAATTCAGATATGCGTCTGACCTGACAGAATACGTGAAAAAACATTACAATTTTACTGTTTTCGCAGCCTGCTATCCGGAGAAACATCCGGAAGCGCCAAGCCTCGAAGCAGACATAGACAATCTGAAAAAAAAGGTGGACGCAGGCGCAGACGTTCTGATTACCCAGCTTTTTTTCAGCAATGACGACTTCTTCCGCTTCCGTGACAAGGTACGCGCCGCAGGAATAAACACTCCGATAGAAACGGGCATAATGCCGATAACCTCTGCTTCCCAGGTAACGCGCATGGTAAATCTGTGCGGAGCAACTCTGCCCGAAACAATAAAAAGAAAACTCGCCGCATACGGACACAACAGCATGGCAATGAAAGAAGCCGGTATAGCTTACGCAGTTGAACAGATATCAGACCTGCTCGCCTCGGAAACCGATGGAATTCACTTGTACACAATGAATCAGCCGTCCATTGCAAAACGCATTTCCGAAAGCCTTCGCGGCATACTCTATTCAAGGAGAGTAAAGTGTGAATAA
- a CDS encoding tetratricopeptide repeat protein, translating to MKGLTAMADEIKKMPDEVSADKMGLTQAEEDWRNLPDPRPPVSRWVFFFAGMVIIIACALSGIWYYQTSIVPEKIFARAENYLLDGDYTGAYRLFEEVYETRPKRKDVIFNLGLCLEKMGRFEAAANRYTEHLKKLPDDGKALIQLGNLNFQQLGKKDEGYALLKQGAAELDTAEAWENVVQAAKSFKPEELAEALEKQLKLAKKTDEILAVSKRLAGTGAYREALGGYEKALDKDKTSEGAQNGVKAMREKLGLPDSKEHTVIPGKALGLVKIGESKQKVKEIMGGKSPDKKLFIQLPEETEELGKALEIWDYNAEQPDRFRIIFIKDKAAELETASAVYKTEDGLSIDNCCTDEQCKAQRNETQKNVLIFSDQTKGLSFYVPVNRKGVPSKTARKLRVHKGEKSVLDDIPELALADRRKK from the coding sequence GTGAAAGGATTGACCGCAATGGCAGACGAAATCAAAAAAATGCCCGATGAAGTATCAGCCGACAAAATGGGTTTAACACAGGCAGAAGAAGACTGGAGAAACCTTCCTGATCCCCGTCCGCCTGTATCCCGCTGGGTATTCTTCTTCGCAGGCATGGTAATAATCATAGCCTGCGCGCTCAGCGGAATTTGGTATTATCAGACAAGCATAGTACCTGAAAAAATCTTCGCCCGTGCGGAAAATTACCTGTTGGACGGCGACTACACAGGTGCTTATAGACTCTTTGAAGAAGTCTACGAGACGCGCCCGAAAAGAAAAGACGTTATCTTCAACCTCGGGCTTTGCCTTGAAAAAATGGGGCGCTTTGAAGCAGCGGCAAACCGCTACACCGAACATCTCAAAAAACTGCCTGACGACGGCAAGGCGCTCATACAGCTTGGAAATCTTAACTTTCAGCAACTCGGCAAAAAAGATGAAGGCTATGCTCTGCTGAAACAGGGCGCCGCCGAACTTGACACCGCCGAAGCGTGGGAAAACGTCGTTCAGGCAGCAAAGAGTTTCAAGCCGGAAGAGCTGGCGGAAGCTCTTGAAAAACAACTGAAACTTGCCAAAAAAACCGATGAAATCCTTGCCGTGTCCAAACGCCTCGCCGGCACAGGCGCATACAGAGAAGCTCTCGGCGGCTACGAAAAAGCGCTTGATAAAGACAAAACCAGCGAAGGGGCGCAGAACGGCGTAAAAGCAATGCGCGAAAAACTCGGACTGCCTGACAGCAAAGAGCACACGGTAATTCCCGGCAAAGCGCTCGGCCTTGTTAAAATCGGCGAAAGCAAACAGAAAGTAAAAGAAATAATGGGCGGCAAATCACCGGACAAAAAGCTCTTTATTCAGCTGCCGGAAGAAACGGAAGAACTCGGCAAAGCGTTGGAGATATGGGATTACAACGCTGAACAGCCTGACCGCTTCCGCATAATCTTCATCAAAGATAAAGCCGCAGAGCTTGAAACAGCCTCCGCCGTCTACAAAACGGAAGACGGACTCAGTATTGACAATTGCTGCACGGACGAGCAGTGCAAAGCACAGCGGAATGAAACGCAGAAGAATGTATTGATTTTCTCTGACCAAACCAAAGGACTTTCTTTCTATGTACCGGTCAACCGCAAAGGCGTACCCTCAAAAACAGCACGGAAATTGAGAGTACACAAAGGCGAAAAGTCAGTACTGGACGATATTCCTGAGCTTGCTTTGGCAGACCGGCGCAAAAAATAG